One Glycine max cultivar Williams 82 chromosome 6, Glycine_max_v4.0, whole genome shotgun sequence DNA segment encodes these proteins:
- the LOC100778703 gene encoding uncharacterized protein, giving the protein MFRFSCFHANAQGNKAKKTVQPSTEAMEKGLQDGTQNHGCKESSNPPRTYSSPSKEQAHKQINITENHISNWDSVECSCRSEDLNSKFSFENESNVHQTRRIRKSQSLQSGLDQGIREGDEDLGLSCDGAKSQNESTISIRRYHNPNVEFQVCSGLLNDVSIFSIGDPIPSDKDAHEISDTPLSGEFAGNIPDQTSVPGIVSLRKSRSLPNIRASILSSEKDAFKHAMSRSSDDLHALRMRQKEEFITEFHDQIRGDQERENEMEKPEDGHMDNFFDDGFDSYLLSGSAENWVMPITDDSSDVKTLQGDSSVHCVGEFPKKDFKIKRIEDWVVGLQHCGPPLEETNEDLSKVIEPLVDVNTVNGVTAASVDNKVTPGMEAAKRYISSLGANATAAQLGNHGLVVIPFLSAFVSLKVLNLAGNAIVRITAGALPRGLHALNLSRNKISTIEGLRELTRLRVLDLSYNRILRIGHGLASCSSLKELYLAGNKISEVEGLHRLLKLSILDLSFNKISTAKCLGQLAANYNTLQAINLDGNPAQKNVGDEHMKKYLQGLLPHLVYYNRQPMKVSSLKDGAERSVRLGMNSHQFDRGLRADRKTTRKGSQGVAATRRPSITSTHARRSVDSPKLSKGKQPLLPPTRTKVSTQSRYHFDAPDKALNLVSELSMRKSRSEGNFGVL; this is encoded by the exons ATGTTTCGGTTTTCTTGTTTCCATGCTAATGCCCAAGGCAACAAGGCAAAG AAAACGGTTCAACCTTCTACTGAAGCAATGGAGAAGGGTTTGCAAGATGGTACCCAAAATCATGGCTGTAAAGAGTCATCTAATCCTCCGAGAACATATTCATCCCCTTCGAAAGAACAAGCACACAAGCAAATAAATATCACGGAGAATCATATTAGCAATTGGGATTCAGTTGAGTGCAGTTGTAGGTCAGAGGATCTGAATAGCAAGTTTTCCTTTGAAAATGAAAGCAACGTTCACCAAACTAGGCGTATTAGGAAGAGCCAGTCTCTTCAAAGTGGGCTTGACCAAGGCATAAGGGAAGGTGATGAAGATCTTGGGTTGTCTTGTGATGGTGCCAAAAGCCAGAATGAGTCAACAATTTCTATTAGAAGGTATCATAATCCAAATGTTGAGTTTCAAGTCTGTTCAGGTCTTCTAAATGATGTCTCAATTTTTTCAATTGGAGACCCTATACCTTCAGATAAAGATGCCCATGAAATTTCTGATACTCCATTATCTGGTGAATTTGCTGGTAACATTCCTGACCAGACTTCTGTTCCTGGTATCGTATCTCTTAGGAAGTCACGTTCTTTACCCAATATCAGAGCTTCTATACTTTCTTCTGAAAAAGATGCTTTTAAACATGCAATGTCAAGATCTTCTGatgatcttcatgctttacgcATGAGGCAGAAAGAGGAATTCATCACTGAGTTTCATGATCAAATAAGGGGAGATCAAGAAAGAGAGAATGAAATGGAAAAACCTGAAGATGGTCATATGGACAATTTCTTTGATGATGGTTTTGATTCTTATCTGCTTTCTGGTTCAGCAGAAAACTGGGTAATGCCAATTACAGATGATTCAAGTGATGTCAAAACCCTTCAAGGAGATTCCTCAGTTCACTGTGTGGGTGAATTTCCTAAGAAGGATTTTAAGATTAAGCGCATTGAGGATTGGGTAGTTGGTTTGCAGCATTGTGGACCACCTCTAGAGGAAACAAATGAAGATTTGTCTAAAGTTATTGAACCTTTAGTTGATGTTAACACAGTAAATGGCGTGACAGCTGCCAGTGTGGATAATAAGGTCACTCCAGGAATGGAAGCAGCTAAAAGATATATTTCTTCTCTGGGTGCTAATGCCACTGCCGCTCAGCTAGGAAATCATGGGTTGGTTGTGATCCCCTTTTTGAGTGCATTTGTGAGTTTAAAAGTGCTCAACTTGGCTGGAAATGCTATTG TGAGGATAACTGCTGGTGCTCTTCCTCGTGGACTTCATGCCTTGAATTTGTCTAGAAACAAGATCTCCACTATAGAAGGATTACGTGAACTTACTCGGCTTCGTGTCCTAGACCTCAGTTACAACCGTATATTAAGAATTGGACATG GCCTTGCATCCTGCTCATCTTTGAAGGAGCTGTACCTGGCTGGAAACAAGATCAGTGAAGTAGAGGGTCTGCACCGCCTTTTGAAACTAAGTATCCTGGATCTCtcttttaacaaaatttcaacTGCCAAATGTCTAGGCCAACTTGCAGCCAACTACAATACTTTGCAAGCTATCAACTTGGATGGGAATCCAGCCCAGAAAAATGTTGGAGATGAACATATGAAGAAATATCTACAAGGCCTTCTTCCCCATCTTGTCTACTATAATCGGCAGCCTATGAAAGTGAGCTCTTTGAAGGATGGAGCAGAACGTTCAGTTCGGTTAGGAATGAATTCCCATCAGTTTGATCGCGGCCTTAGAGCGGATCGCAAGACCACAAGGAAGGGCAGCCAAGGTGTTGCAGCCACACGGAGGCCATCAATCACGTCTACTCATGCTCGCAGAAGTGTGGATTCACCAAAACTGTCCAAGGGTAAGCAGCCTCTCCTGCCACCAACTAGAACCAAAGTATCAACCCAAAGTCGCTATCATTTTGATGCTCCCGACAAAGCATTGAACTTGGTTTCAGAGCTCTCCATGCGCAAGAGTCGCAGTGAGGGAAATTTTGGAGTTCTGTAA
- the LOC100782119 gene encoding G-type lectin S-receptor-like serine/threonine-protein kinase At2g19130 yields MRNNKPQLWLSLSLFITCFSFHTSLAALTTISANQSLSGDETLVSQGGEFELGFFNTGNNSNKFYIGMWYKKISQRTYVWVANRDQPVSDKNSAKLTILDGDLVLLDQYQNLVWSTNLNSPSSGSVVAVLLDSGNLVLSNRANASASDAMWQSFDHPTDTWLPGGKIKLDNKTKKPQYLTSWKNREDPAQGLFSLELDPAGRNAYLILWNKSEQYWTSGAWNGHIFSLVPEMRLNYIYNFTFQSNENESYFTYSVYNSSIITRFVMDGSGQIKQLSWLDNAQQWNLFWSQPRQQCEVYAFCGGFGSCTENAMPYCNCLNGYKPKSQSDWNLNDYSGGCVKKTNFQCENPNSSNKDKDRFLPILNMKLPNHSQSIGAGTSGECEATCLSNCSCTAYAYDNSGCSIWNGDLLNLQQLTQDDSSGQTLFLRLAASEFHDSKSNKGTVIGAAGAAAGVVVLLIVFVFVMLRRRRRHVGTGTSVEGSLMAFSYRDLQNATKNFSDKLGGGGFGSVFKGTLADSSIIAVKKLESISQGEKQFRTEVSTIGTVQHVNLVRLRGFCSEGTKKLLVYDYMPNGSLESKMFYEDSSKVLDWKVRYQIALGTARGLNYLHEKCRDCIIHCDVKPENILLDADFVPKVADFGLAKLVGRDFSRVLTTMRGTRGYLAPEWISGVAITAKADVYSYGMMLFEFVSGRRNSEASEDGQVRFFPTYAANMVHQGGNVLSLLDPRLEGNADLEEVTRVIKVASWCVQDDESHRPSMGQVVQILEGFLDLTLPPIPRTLQAFVDNHENIVFFDDSSSTQSSQVKSNASSASSQAKSNISSSKSST; encoded by the coding sequence ATGAGGAACAACAAGCCACAGTTATGGCTTTCTCTTTCACTCTTCATCACATGCTTCTCTTTCCACACATCCCTTGCTGCTTTGACCACCATCTCAGCAAACCAATCTCTCTCCGGGGATGAAACTCTTGTCTCACAAGGTGGCGAATTCGAATTGGGCTTCTTCAACACAGGTAACAACTCTAACAAATTCTACATAGGCATGTGGTACAAAAAGATATCTCAAAGAACCTATGTTTGGGTAGCAAATAGAGACCAACCAGTTTCTGATAAGAATTCTGCCAAGTTAACAATATTGGATGGTGATTTGGTGCTTTTAGACCAATACCAAAATCTAGTTTGGTCAACCAATTTGAATTCTCCTAGCTCAGGTTCTGTTGTAGCTGTGCTTCTAGACAGTGGGAATCTTGTATTAAGCAATAGGGCTAATGCATCAGCATCTGATGCTATGTGGCAGAGTTTTGATCACCCCACAGATACATGGCTTCCTGGTGGTAAGATAAAATTGGACAACAAAACAAAGAAGCCACAATATTTAACTTCATGGAAGAATAGAGAAGATCCTGCGCAGGGTTTGTTCTCTCTTGAACTAGACCCTGCAGGGAGAAATGCTTATCTGATTCTTTGGAACAAATCTGAACAGTATTGGACAAGTGGTGCTTGGAATGGACATATTTTCAGCTTGGTTCCTGAGATGAGGCTCAACTACATCTACAATTTCACCTTTCAGTCCAATGAGAACGAGAGCTACTTCACCTATTCCGTTTATAATTCTTCTATTATCACGCGTTTCGTGATGGATGGCTCGGGGCAGATCAAGCAACTTTCGTGGCTGGATAATGCTCAGCAATGGAATTTGTTCTGGTCTCAGCCAAGGCAACAGTGTGAGGTCTATGCCTTCTGTGGTGGATTTGGGAGCTGCACTGAGAATGCCATGCCATATTGTAATTGTTTGAATGGTTATAAGCCAAAGTCACAATCTGATTGGAATCTTAATGATTACTCAGGAGGGTGTGTGAAAAAGACCAACTTTCAATGTGAGAATCCAAATTCCTCTAACAAGGACAAGGACAGGTTCCTTCCAATTCTCAACATGAAATTGCCTAATCATTCACAATCCATAGGAGCTGGAACTTCTGGGGAATGTGAAGCAACATGCCTGAGTAACTGTTCTTGTACTGCATATGCTTATGACAATAGTGGTTGCTCAATTTGGAATGGTGATCTCTTGAATCTGCAGCAGCTTACTCAAGATGATAGTAGTGGACAGACTTTGTTCCTCAGGCTTGCAGCAtctgagtttcatgattctaAAAGCAATAAGGGGACCGTCATTGGTGCTGCTGGAGCTGCTGCTGGTGTAGTGGTTCTTCTAATAGTTTTTGTGTTTGTGATGCTGAGGCGCAGAAGGAGGCATGTTGGGACCGGAACATCAGTGGAGGGCTCATTGATGGCATTTAGCTACAGGGATTTGCAAAATGCCACAAAGAATTTCTCGGATAAACTTGGAGGAGGGGGCTTTGGTTCTGTCTTCAAAGGAACATTGGCTGATTCTAGTATCATAGCAGTGAAGAAGCTTGAAAGCATTAGCCAAGGTGAGAAGCAGTTTAGAACAGAAGTGAGTACAATTGGGACAGTTCAACATGTCAACCTTGTAAGGCTTCGCGGATTCTGTTCTGAAGGTACTAAGAAACTTCTGGTTTATGATTACATGCCAAATGGTTCCTTGGAGTCCAAAATGTTTTATGAAGATAGCTCCAAGGTGTTGGATTGGAAAGTGAGGTACCAAATTGCTCTTGGAACAGCAAGGGGGTTGAATTATCTCCATGAGAAGTGCAGAGACTGCATCATACACTGTGATGTGAAGCCAGAGAACATTCTCCTAGATGCTGATTTTGTTCCAAAGGTGGCAGATTTCGGTCTTGCAAAGCTTGTTGGAAGGGACTTTAGTAGGGTCCTCACTACCATGAGAGGGACAAGAGGCTATCTTGCTCCAGAGTGGATTTCAGGTGTGGCTATTACTGCCAAAGCTGATGTCTACAGCTATGGAATGATGCTTTTCGAGTTTGTGTCAGGTAGGAGGAACTCCGAGGCATCAGAAGATGGTCAAGTGAGGTTCTTCCCTACCTATGCTGCAAACATGGTGCACCAAGGAGGGAATGTCCTTAGCCTTTTGGACCCTAGGTTGGAAGGAAATGCTGACCTTGAAGAGGTCACTAGAGTCATCAAAGTTGCTTCATGGTGTGTCCAAGATGATGAATCTCACAGGCCTTCAATGGGTCAAGTGGTTCAAATCCTTGAAGGGTTCTTGGATTTGACATTGCCTCCAATTCCAAGGACCCTCCAAGCCTTTGTTGACAACCATGAGAACATTGTTTTCTTCGATGACTCCAGCTCCACACAGAGTTCACAGGTTAAGAGTAATGCATCAAGTGCTTCCTCTCAAGCCAAAAGCAACATCTCATCATCCAAAAGTAGCACCTAG